One genomic window of Syngnathus acus chromosome 11, fSynAcu1.2, whole genome shotgun sequence includes the following:
- the LOC119130079 gene encoding type-4 ice-structuring protein LS-12-like: MKLIIAAFVVIALAQGSLAADTTTELEVISQKFEEIKNKMTEELTKLINTQELSSQAQAFLEQQRNQFEPMVTQVQEQMRAAAASMQEQIEPMATNIQTQMQPMVQKFQEQMEAILRQLTEQAKALTN, translated from the exons ATGAAACTCATCATCGCCGCCTTTGTTGTGATCGCACTGGCTCAAG GGAGCCTTGCCGCCGATACTACTACTGAGCTGGAAGTTATCAGCCAGAAATTCGAGGAGATCAAGAACAAGATGACCGAGGAGCTGACCAAGCTGATCAACACTCAGGAGTTGAGCAGCCAGGCCCA GGCTTTCCTGGAGCAGCAGAGGAACCAGTTTGAGCCCATGGTGACCCAGGTCCAGGAGCAGATGAGGGCAGCGGCCGCCAGCATGCAGGAGCAGATCGAGCCCATGGCCACCAACATCCAGACACAGATGCAGCCCATGGTGCAGAAGttccaggagcagatggaggcCATCCTCAGGCAGCTGACCGAGCAGGCCAAAGCCCTGACCAactaa
- the lix1l gene encoding LIX1-like protein: MESHTLPIHIRPQRLQPGIGFGSGPTVGGTLRSSSASLSLRPGVTVPIPPLMPSPPSLAACSGPPPPPPPLQLHSLYGGGGGTGLGFPAAGHSNPGNPAVLKEAVEAVVRSFAKHTQGYGRVNVVEALQEFWQMKLSRGADLRNGALVVYEMVASSSPPYVCYVSLPGGSCFGSFQFCPTKAEARRSAAKIALMNSVFNEHPSRRITNDFIEKSVSEALASFNGNREEADNPNTGIGAFRFMLESNKGKSMLEFQELMTVFQLLHWNGSLKAMRERQCSRQEVLAHYSHRALDDDMRTQMAADWVNREQSVAGTVSRELAATERELEEARLAGRELRFYKEKKDILMLAVGQLNAANAATLPSH, from the exons ATGGAATCTCACACACTCCCGATCCATATCCGCCCTCAGCGGCTGCAACCGGGTATCGGCTTCGGTTCGGGGCCGACCGTCGGCGGGACGCTCCGATCTTCCTCCGCCTCGTTGTCTCTCCGGCCCGGGGTGACTGTGCCCATCCCTCCGTTGATGCCGTCACCACCGTCTCTGGCCGCTTGCTCGGGGcctccgccgccaccgccgccgctgcaGCTCCACAGCCTGTACGGGGGAGGCGGCGGAACCGGCCTGGGTTTCCCCGCCGCCGGTCACTCTAACCCGGGGAACCCGGCGGTGTTGAAGGAGGCGGTGGAGGCGGTGGTCCGCAGTTTTGCAAAACACACGCAGGGCTACGGTCGAG TGAACGTGGTGGAGGCCTTGCAGGAGTTCTGGCAGATGAAGCTGAGCCGCGGCGCCGACTTACGCAACGGAGCGCTGGTGGTGTACGAGATGGTGGCGTCCAGCAGCCCGCCGTACGTCTGCTACGTGAGCCTCCCGGGGGGCAGCTGCTTCGGAAGCTTCCAA TTTTGTCCCACCAAGGCCGAAGCCCGACGTAGCGCCGCGAAGATCGCCCTGATGAACTCCGTTTTCAACGAACACCCGTCACGACGCATCACCAACGACTTCATCGAAAAGAGCGTCAGCGAGGCCTTGGCATCTTTCAAT GGAAATCGGGAGGAAGCCGACAACCCCAATACGGGAATCGGGGCGTTCCGCTTCATGCTGGAATCCAACAAAGGCAAATCAATGCTGGAATTTCAG GAGTTGATGACCGTCTTTCAGCTCCTCCACTGGAACGGAAGCCTGAAAGCCATGAGGGAACGCCAATGTTCCCGTCAG GAAGTGCTAGCTCACTACTCGCACCGGGCGCTGGACGACGACATGCGTACGCAAATGGCGGCCGACTGGGTGAACCGCGAGCAAAGCGTGGCGGGCACCGTCTCCAGGGAGCTGGCGGCCACCGAGCGCGAGTTGGAGGAGGCGCGGCTAGCCGGCCGCGAGCTGCGCTTCTACAAGGAGAAGAAGGACATCCTGATGTTAGCCGTGGGTCAGCTGAACGCCGCCAACGCCGCCACGCTTCCCTCGCACTAA
- the sf3b4 gene encoding splicing factor 3B subunit 4 — MAAGPISERNQDATVYVGGLDEKVSEPLLWELFLQAGPVVNTHMPKDRVTGQHQGYGFVEFLSEEDADYAIKIMNMIKLYGKPIRVNKASAHNKNLDVGANIFIGNLDSEIDEKLLYDTFSAFGVILQTPKIMRDPDTGNSKGYAFINFASFDASDAAIEAMNGQYLCNRPITVSYAFKKDSKGERHGSAAERLLAAQNPLSQADRPHQLFADAPPPQAIPPPVLTTLGHAAMGMPGGMPPPGVFPPMPPPGAMSGMPHGMAMHHSHQAQVGGHPPGPPPFPHGSMHGGLPQMPMPPPAPPGMVPPPPAPPGSSQARAPLPPGMPPPPPMGMPSRAPYGPPMGHPMPPGMRGPPPPPMPPPGYGAAPPRPPPFGFQRAPPMPPRPPVPPPRVPIRPPMPT; from the exons ATGGCAGCGGGACCAATTTCCGAAAGAAATCAAG ATGCCACAGTGTATGTGGGCGGGCTGGATGAGAAAGTATCCGAGCCATTATTATGGGAGCTTTTCCTGCAAGCTGGCCCTGTtgtcaacacacacatgccaaaagacagggtgacagGCCAACACCAAG GATATGGCTTTGTGGAGTTCCTGAGCGAAGAAGATGCAGATTACGCCATCAAAATCATGAACATGATCAAACTTTATGGCAAGCCCATCCGCGTCAACAAGGCATCGGCACACAACAAGAATCTGGACGTGGGCGCCAACATCTTCATCGGCAACCTGGACTCGGAAATCGACGAGAAGCTGCTCTACGACACCTTCAGCGCCTTCGGGGTGATCCTGCAGACACCCAAGATCATGCGTGACCCTGACACGGGCAACTCCAAGGGCTACGCCTTCATCAACTTTGCCAGTTTCGACGCGTCCGATGCCGCCATCGAGGCCATGAATGGCCAGTACCTGTGCAACCGGCCCATCACCGTCTCCTACGCCTTCAAGAAGGACTCCAAGGGTGAGCGACACGGGTCAGCCGCTGAGCGGCTGCTGGCCGCCCAGAACCCGCTTTCGCAGGCCGACCGGCCCCACCAGCTGTTCGCCGACGCGCCGCCTCCGCAGGCCATTCCGCCGCCCGTGTTGACCACATTGGGACACGCGGCCATGGGCATGCCGGGCGGGATGCCGCCTCCTGGCGTCTTTCCCCCAATGCCGCCGCCGGGCGCCATGTCGGGCATGCCGCACGGTATGGCGATGCATCACAGTCATCAGGCGCAGGTGGGCGGCCACCCTCCCGGACCGCCGCCCTTCCCGCACGGCTCCATGCATGGAG GTCTGCCTCAGATGCCCATGCCCCCTCCAGCGCCTCCCGGCATGGTGCCCCCGCCTCCCGCTCCCCCAGGCTCCAGTCAAGCCCGTGCGCCGCTCCCTCCTGGCATGCCCCCGCCGCCCCCCATGGGCATGCCTTCCCGAGCTCCCTACGGACCTCCCATGG GTCACCCTATGCCGCCCGGTATGAGAGGacctccgcctcctcccatGCCCCCACCGGGCTACGGCGCTGCCCCGCCTCGCCCTCCTCCCTTTGGGTTCCAGAGAGCACCACCGATGCCACCCAGGCCGCCAGTCCCACCACCTCGGGTTCCCATAAGGCCACCCATGCCAACATAA